In Helianthus annuus cultivar XRQ/B chromosome 8, HanXRQr2.0-SUNRISE, whole genome shotgun sequence, a single genomic region encodes these proteins:
- the LOC110871942 gene encoding pectinesterase inhibitor 7, which translates to MEVQLSTMFFLLISTVVLPRSTTAGDALPPTSGEALAPTPAPEPTSDDTEYIRSCCETTRYPDTCFATLSNYSGAVRHDSGRLATVAIHVALHNATHMARYVSNMSRQPDSGKTREFAALCDCESVFEDAVDQINKSIKEMRQLGWTGESVRFQLSNVQTWMSAALTNEDTCMDGFEGVADGGVKADVCGRVVAVEQVTSNALALVNRYADTISV; encoded by the coding sequence ATGGAAGTCCAACTGTCAACCATGTTTTTCCTCTTAATCTCAACGGTGGTCTTACCACGGTCAACCACCGCCGGCGATGCTCTCCCACCCACCTCCGGCGAAGCTTTAGCACCCACACCGGCACCCGAACCCACATCGGACGACACCGAATACATCCGTTCGTGTTGCGAAACAACCCGGTATCCCGACACATGTTTCGCCACCCTCTCCAACTACTCCGGCGCCGTCCGGCACGACAGCGGCCGCCTTGCCACGGTGGCAATCCACGTGGCACTACACAACGCCACCCACATGGCCAGATACGTATCCAACATGTCCAGGCAACCGGATTCCGGCAAAACAAGAGAATTCGCGGCATTATGCGACTGCGAATCCGTATTCGAAGACGCGGTCGATCAGATTAATAAATCGATTAAGGAAATGAGGCAGTTGGGGTGGACCGGTGAGTCGGTCCGGTTCCAGCTCAGCAACGTGCAGACGTGGATGAGTGCGGCGTTGACGAACGAGGACACGTGTATGGATGGGTTTGAAGGGGTGGCGGATGGTGGTGTTAAGGCGGATGTGTGTGGCCGTGTGGTGGCGGTTGAGCAGGTTACGAGTAATGCTTTGGCGTTGGTTAACCGGTATGCGGATACTATATCGGTTTAG
- the LOC110869508 gene encoding uncharacterized protein LOC110869508 yields MPPWWNFPTPQPMYTQAPTEPVHNRENAVRPRLTPLENSGPGTGPAPGVNIPPTQPVNVEDDELTKPYKPVDATFRSKFTRRIAEAPIKEKPKMPQTVGKYDGLTDPDDHLNLFKSAGEVACWPMPLWCKMFVQTLVGAARVWWDSLPTGEIDSFEDLESKFILQFSQQRRHTKDRNELLHIRRRDNETVENFIIRFNKESLAIPGVTNDLACGAFLQGVNDDELLRTLHGRDGVPPTIDEILRIAKVYVIQEKAVAASHAANRKKEAQKNQEEKDSRGSKSKHKGDRYQRNDKDSRYDRHRSSYSRNETSKPRSEYPNLSKTPAEILASENLRLNPPKPLKDNPNKDTSKYCEYHKGSGHDTNDCFQLKKQIEYFVKSGKLAHLVRDIKQGPPVVKEESDKAAGKRPRELNMVHAGTRKGAKRSFSTLEPWMLATMTIEPRMEDLHLTTDALIISAAVGDYRMRRILVDTGSSKDIIYEHCFDRMQPEDKKLLESVHAPIKGFTGEKVDPIGQITFPVTFGQAPKERTILLTFLVVRAESYHNVIIGRFTLGKLDAIVSTARGFMKFPTPQGIATVFRDRIGEILDTKRCRQGPAGATGPERWVLSTRHPDQMVTIGDTLSPEVKSDLKQLLKRNADIFRFRARRYDGSPSR; encoded by the coding sequence ATGCCGCCGTGGTGGAACTTTCCGACGCCACAGCCAATGTATACCCAAGCGCCAACGGAGCCTGTGCACAACAGAGAAAATGCGGTCAGACCCCGGTTGACTCCTTTAGAAAACTCCGGTCCAGGAACAGGTCCTGCCCCGGGTGTGAACATCCCACCTACACAGCCAGTGAATGTAGAAGATGACGAGTTAACCAAGCCGTACAAGCCAGTGGATGCAACATTCCGATCCAAATTCACGCGTAGGATCGCTGAAGCCCCTATCAAAGAAAAACCGAAGATGCCCCAAACCGTCGGCAAGTACGATGGCCTCACTGACCCGGATGATCATCTTAATTTATTTAAGAGCGCGGGTGAAGTGGCTTGTTGGCCCATGCCCCTATGGTGCAAAATGTTCGTACAAACTTTAGTGGGAGCAGCACGAGTATGGTGGGACAGCTTACCCACGGGTGAGATAGACAGTTTTGAAGATTTGGAATCAAAGTTCATCCTACAGTTCAGTCAACAGCGCCGACATACAAAAGATAGGAACGAACTACTCCATATCCGTCGTCGAGACAATGAGACGGTGGaaaatttcatcatcagattcaacAAAGAAAGCCTGGCGATACCAGGTGTCACCAACGATTTGGCATGTGGAGCTTTCCTCCAAGGGGTCAATGATGATGAGTTACTGAGAACATTGCACGGAAGGGATGGGGTACCCCCGACCATAGACGAGATACTCCGGATCGCCAAAGTATACGTTATACAGGAGAAAGCGGTAGCGGCCAGCCACGCGGCCAACAGAAAGAAAGAAGCCCAGAAGAACCAGGAGGAAAAAGATAGTCGGGGGTCCAAGAGTAAGCACAAGGGAGACCGATACCAGCGAAACGACAAAGACTCGCGGTATGATAGACACCGGAGCTCCTACTCAAGGAATGAGACGTCAAAACCTCGGTCCGAATATCCCAATTTGAGCAAGACCCCGGCAGAAATTCTTGCCTCAGAAAACCTCAGGCTCAATCCACCAAAACCGCTAAAAGATAACCCGAACAAAGATACGAGCAAATACTGCGAGTATCACAAGGGGAGCGGGCACGACACTAACGATTGTTTCCAGCTTAAGAAACAGATCGAATATTTCGTGAAGTCAGGAAAATTGGCACACCTAGTGCGAGACATAAAGCAGGGCCCGCCCGTGGTTAAGGAGGAAAGCGATAAGGCGGCAGGAAAAAGGCCGCGCGAGTTGAACATGGTTCATGCCGGTACAAGAAAAGGGGCGAAGCGGAGCTTCTCCACACTCGAACCTTGGATGTTGGCAACTATGACAATTGAACCACGAATGGAAGATTTACATCTTACCACGGACGCCCTGATCATTTCGGCGGCGGTAGGAGATTACCGTATGAGGCGAATCCTGGTCGACACCGGAAGCTCGAAGGATATCATCTACGAGCATTGTTTTGATAGAATGCAACCAGAGGATAAAAAGCTGCTCGAATCAGTACATGCTCCTATTAAGGGTTTCACAGGAGAGAAGGTGGATCCTATCGGTCAAATCACCTTCCCGGTAACTTTCGGGCAAGCACCCAAAGAAAGAACGATACTACTTACCTTCCTCGTGGTCCGCGCCGAATCGTACCACAATGTGATCATCGGAAGGTTCACCTTGGGAAAGTTAGATGCCATAGTCTCCACGGCGAGAGGTTTTATGAAGTTTCCAACACCGCAAGGTATCGCTACCGTATTTCGCGATAGAATTGGAGAGATATTGGATACCAAACGATGTCGCCAAGGGCCCGCGGGGGCCACAGGACCAGAAAGGTGGGTACTGAGCACACGCCACCCGGACCAAATGGTCACCATCGGCGACACTCTGTCCCCAGAAGTAAAGAGCGATTTGAAACAATTGCTAAAAAGAAACGCAGACATTTTTCGCTTTCGAGCACGCCGATATGACGGGAGTCCCTCGCGATAA
- the LOC110869507 gene encoding uncharacterized protein LOC110869507 — MAPDRRAAVVKEVRKLVEAGILRETQYHTWVSNPVMVKKPDGTWRMCIDFKDLNKACPKDAYPLPEIDLKVDSLVPYRYKCFLDAYKGYHHIKMSKEDEEKTAFHTDVGIFCYTKMPFGLRNAGATYQRLMDKVFETQIGRNLEVYVDDLVIKSSEEKQMLADIEETFQRLREYNIKLNPKKCSFGVEEGKFLGVVVTRDGFKANPEKITAISRMPSPRTLKEAQALNGRLVAINRFLARHAEKSLPFIKTLKDCLDKKNFKWTGEAEQALQEMKRFIERLPTLTAPRHGEVLKMYLAAAHTAVNAVLMVEREGKQTPIYYISRVLAGPETCYPTLEKLVLALVHATRRLRRYFQAHRVQILTNYPLQQVLHKPEVSGRLAKWAIELGALDIEYQKRTAVKGQVIADFLAEIPEGEIVTDPVTQDIPETSTARETWKLYTDGSSSGKGSGAGLMLISPDQIRLMYALRFDFECSNNEAEYEALLAGLRMAKSMGAARVDAYVDSLLVNNQVNETYEAKDEAMAKYLAKTKELMNSFDKVTLNHVHRGKNQIADALSKLATSGMEREVKVETLQTPSIEPRSVSAVTIEEPCWYTPILLFLKTGELPPAKGEARKIQTKALQYEVNDGVLYRKSYLGPLLRYVSPVEAKYLVSEIHEGICGIHAGPRAVVAKIHSAGYYWPGMHEDAVRELRRCLSCQKFAPQTIRPKNSLVPVTSAWPFQKWAVDIVGPFPPAPGKLKYLIVAVDYFTKWVEAKPLAKITAENAKKFLWEHIVCRFGLPLYLVSDNGTQFTDRIFQEWCADLHIQQIFTSVAHPQGNGQVERTNRSLLEGIKKRLGHEGSSWVEELPHVLWAHRTMPKTSNNETPFSLTYGMEAMIPAEAGLPSLRRLKVNNNNDQSLREGLDLLEERREAAAISEARYKKALEKYYNKRVSKLSFKVGDYVMRDNEASRMEPAGKLGPNWEGPYVIQEDLGKGAYRLSRLDGTPVPRSWNIAQLKKCYL; from the coding sequence ATGGCCCCGGATCGCCGGGCAGCGGTCGTTAAGGAAGTACGCAAGTTAGTGGAAGCTGGAATCCTCAGAGAAACACAGTACCATACTTGGGTGTCTAACCCGGTCATGGTTAAGAAACCAGACGGCACATGgcggatgtgcatcgacttcaAAGATTTGAACAAGGCGTGTCCAAAAGACGCATACCCGTTGCCCGAAATCGACTTAAAGGTTGACTCCCTGGTGCCGTATCGATATAAGTGTTTTTTGGACGCGTATAAGGGATACCACCACATCAAAATGtccaaagaagatgaagagaaaacAGCCTTCCACACCGACGTTGGCATCTTTTGTTACACCAAAATGCCATTTGGGCTACGGAATGCAGGAGCTACCTACCAGAGGCTCATGGACAAAGTGTTCGAAACACAGATCGGGCGAAACCTGGAAGTCTATGTAGACGACTTGGTAATAAAGAGCAGCGAAGAAAAGCAAATGTTGGCAGATATAGAGGAAACTTTCCAGCGGCTCAGAGAGTACAACATAAAGTTAAACCCAAAGAAGTGTTCTTTTGGGGTGGAAGAGGGGAAGTTTCTGGGGGTAGTAGTTACCCGCGACGGCTTTAAAGCTAACCCAGAAAAAATAACCGCCATATCGCGAATGCCTTCCCCCCGAACGCTGAAGGAAGCTCAAGCCCTAAATGGACGACTGGTAGCAATCAACAGGTTCCTAGCAAGGCACGCTGAAAAATCATTGCCATTCATAAAAACGCTAAAAGATTGCCTCGACAAAAAGAATTTCAAATGGACCGGCGAAGCAGAACAAGCTCTGCAGGAAATGAAGCGTTTCATAGAAAGGCTACCCACGCTGACCGCGCCTAGACACGGTGAAGTGCTAAAAATGTATCTTGCGGCGGCCCACACAGCAGTAAATGCTGTGCTCATGGTTGAACGGGAAGGAAAACAAACGCCAATATACTACATAAGTCGGGTATTAGCAGGACCTGAAACGTGCTACCCTACGCTGGAAAAGCTGGTCTTAGCATTGGTACACGCCACGAGGCGATTAAGAAGGTACTTCCAGGCACATCGTGTACAGATCTTAACTAACTATCCGCTACAGCAGGTCCTGCACAAACCGGAGGTCTCGGGTAGGTTGGCCAAGTGGGCTATCGAGCTGGGAGCCCTAGATATCGAATATCAGAAACGAACGGCGGTTAAGGGGCAAGTAATTGCTGACTTCTTAGCCGAAATACCGGAAGGAGAGATAGTTACGGACCCGGTCACCCAAGACATACCTGAGACCAGCACAGCGAGAGAGACTTGGAAACTGTACACAGACGGATCATCTAGCGGAAAGGGATCCGGGGCGGGTCTAATGCTGATAAGTCCAGACCAAATCAGGCTAATGTACGCCTTACGTTTTGACTTCGAGTGCTCTAACAACGAGGCGGAATACGAGGCGCTACTGGCAGGGTTGCGAATGGCAAAATCCATGGGGGCAGCCAGGGTAGACGCATACGTCGACTcgctgctggtcaacaatcaagtcAACGAAACATATGAAGCGAAAGACGAGGCAATGGCAAAATATCTGGCAAAAACCAAAGAGCTCATGAATTCTTTCGACAAAGTCACGCTTAACCACGTGCACAGAGGGAAGAATCAGATAGCAGACGCCTTAAGCAAACTCGCCACCTCCGGCATGGAAAGGGAAGTCAAAGTTGAAACATTACAGACACCCTCAATCGAACCGCGGAGCGTCTCCGCTGTCACAATAGAAGAACCCTGTTGGTATACCCCGATCCTACTCTTTCTTAAAACAGGCGAACTGCCTCCCGCCAAGGGCGAAGCACGAAAGATACAAACGAAAGCGTTGCAATACGAAGTCAACGATGGTGTCCTGTATCGAAAATCTTACCTGGGTCCGCTGCTACGATACGTCTCCCCGGTAGAAGCGAAATACCTCGTCAGCGAGATACATGAGGGTATATGCGGTATACACGCGGGTCCTCGAGCAGTGGTCGCCAAAATTCATAGCGcggggtattactggcccgggatgcacgAAGACGCTGTCAGAGAATTGCGAAGATGCCTCAGCTGTCAGAAATTCGCCCCTCAAACAATTCGGCCCAAAAATAGTCTGGTACCGGTGACATCAGCATGGCCTTTTCAGAAATGGGCTGTAGATATCGTGGGACCTTTCCCGCCAGCTCCCGGGAAATTAAAATACTTAATCGTGGCGGTTgactacttcaccaaatgggtggaagcGAAACCGTTGGCTAAGATAACggcagaaaacgccaaaaagtttctCTGGGAACACATCGTATGCAGGTTTGGCTTACCACTCTACCTGGTGAGTGACAATGGGACGCAGTTCACGGATAGAATTTTCCAGGAATGGTGCGCCGATCTCCACATTCAGCAGATCTTCACGTCGGTAGCACACCCACAGGGTAACGGGCAGGTGGAGCGGACAAACAGGAGCTTGCTAGAAGGTATTAAAAAGCGGCTGGGACACGAGGGAAGCTCGTGGGTGGAAGAATTGCCACATGTCCTTTGGGCGCATCGAACAATGCCCAAGACTAGCAACAATGAAACCCCATTCAGCCTTACCTATGGAATGGAGGCTATGATACCTGCTGAGGCAGGGTTGCCGTCGTTACGCCGTCTCAAGGTAAACAACAACAATGACCAATCGCTGAGAGAGGGCCTAGATTTGTTGGAAGAGAGGCGCGAGGCGGCCGCCATTAGCGAGGCACGATACAAAAAAGCTctggaaaagtactacaacaaACGGGTGTCCAAACTAAGTTTCAAGGTAGGCGATTACGTCATGCGCGACAACGAAGCAAGTCGAATGGAACCAGCGGGAAAACTGGGCCCCAACTGGGAAGGCCCCTATGTCATCCAAGAAGAcctgggcaaaggggcctatCGCCTGTCCCGACTAGATGGCACGCCAGTCCCGCGCAGTTGGAACATCGCCCAGCTGAAGAAATGCTACTTGTAA